One genomic segment of Scophthalmus maximus strain ysfricsl-2021 chromosome 3, ASM2237912v1, whole genome shotgun sequence includes these proteins:
- the LOC118317037 gene encoding protein phosphatase 1 regulatory subunit 12B isoform X4 codes for MSSYYPRTKDLTRTRRSLTESPPASPTATDKNYRHERLSRYDSSGESVTDRPLGRTGSYPRRDARLASLSKPEQESTAKDYKKMYAEALHENERLKSRLHDSKLELVKIRSQLEKVTQRHERMSEKTTVLESEKREKHALEKKVSDMEEEIKDAPLRFRCGYQP; via the exons ATGTCGTCCTACTATCCGCGCACCAAGGACCTGACCCGCACCCGGAGGTCACTGACAGAGTCGCCCCCGGCCTCCCCAACCGCCACCGACAAAAACTACAGA caCGAAAGACTGTCGAG GTACGACTCCAGTGGCGAGAGTGTGACGGACAGGCCGCTGGGCCGCACCGGCTCGTATCCACGGAGAGACGCGAGACTGGCCTCGCTGAGCAAACCCGAACAAGAGTCCACCGCCAAAGACTACAAGAAG ATGTACGCGGAGGCTCTGCACGAGAACGAGCGGCTCAAGTCCAGGCTGCACGACAGCAAACTGGAGCTGGTGAAGATCCGTTCGCAGCTGGAGAAAGTCACTCAG AGGCACGAGAGGATGTCAGAGAAGACCACCGTACTTGAGTCGGAGAAAAGG GAAAAACACGCTCTTGAGAAAAAAGTGtcagacatggaggaggagataaag GACGCCCCACTGCGGTTCCGCTGTGGGTACCAGCCCTGA
- the LOC118317037 gene encoding protein phosphatase 1 regulatory subunit 12B isoform X2, with translation MSSYYPRTKDLTRTRRSLTESPPASPTATDKNYRHERLSRYDSSGESVTDRPLGRTGSYPRRDARLASLSKPEQESTAKDYKKMYAEALHENERLKSRLHDSKLELVKIRSQLEKVTQRHERMSEKTTVLESEKREKHALEKKVSDMEEEIKILTELKSDNQRLKDENGALIRVISKLSK, from the exons ATGTCGTCCTACTATCCGCGCACCAAGGACCTGACCCGCACCCGGAGGTCACTGACAGAGTCGCCCCCGGCCTCCCCAACCGCCACCGACAAAAACTACAGA caCGAAAGACTGTCGAG GTACGACTCCAGTGGCGAGAGTGTGACGGACAGGCCGCTGGGCCGCACCGGCTCGTATCCACGGAGAGACGCGAGACTGGCCTCGCTGAGCAAACCCGAACAAGAGTCCACCGCCAAAGACTACAAGAAG ATGTACGCGGAGGCTCTGCACGAGAACGAGCGGCTCAAGTCCAGGCTGCACGACAGCAAACTGGAGCTGGTGAAGATCCGTTCGCAGCTGGAGAAAGTCACTCAG AGGCACGAGAGGATGTCAGAGAAGACCACCGTACTTGAGTCGGAGAAAAGG GAAAAACACGCTCTTGAGAAAAAAGTGtcagacatggaggaggagataaag ATCTTAACAGAGCTCAAGTCCGACAACCAGCGGCTAAAGGACGAGAACGGGGCGCTGATCCGAGTCATCAGCAAACTgtccaaatga
- the LOC118317037 gene encoding protein phosphatase 1 regulatory subunit 12B isoform X3 produces MSSYYPRTKDLTRTRRSLTESPPASPTATDKNYRHERLSRYDSSGESVTDRPLGRTGSYPRRDARLASLSKPEQESTAKDYKKMYAEALHENERLKSRLHDSKLELVKIRSQLEKVTQRHERMSEKTTVLESEKREKHALEKKVSDMEEEIKQDAPLRFRCGYQP; encoded by the exons ATGTCGTCCTACTATCCGCGCACCAAGGACCTGACCCGCACCCGGAGGTCACTGACAGAGTCGCCCCCGGCCTCCCCAACCGCCACCGACAAAAACTACAGA caCGAAAGACTGTCGAG GTACGACTCCAGTGGCGAGAGTGTGACGGACAGGCCGCTGGGCCGCACCGGCTCGTATCCACGGAGAGACGCGAGACTGGCCTCGCTGAGCAAACCCGAACAAGAGTCCACCGCCAAAGACTACAAGAAG ATGTACGCGGAGGCTCTGCACGAGAACGAGCGGCTCAAGTCCAGGCTGCACGACAGCAAACTGGAGCTGGTGAAGATCCGTTCGCAGCTGGAGAAAGTCACTCAG AGGCACGAGAGGATGTCAGAGAAGACCACCGTACTTGAGTCGGAGAAAAGG GAAAAACACGCTCTTGAGAAAAAAGTGtcagacatggaggaggagataaag CAGGACGCCCCACTGCGGTTCCGCTGTGGGTACCAGCCCTGA
- the LOC118317037 gene encoding protein phosphatase 1 regulatory subunit 12B isoform X1, producing the protein MSSYYPRTKDLTRTRRSLTESPPASPTATDKNYRHERLSRYDSSGESVTDRPLGRTGSYPRRDARLASLSKPEQESTAKDYKKMYAEALHENERLKSRLHDSKLELVKIRSQLEKVTQRHERMSEKTTVLESEKREKHALEKKVSDMEEEIKTLPALAQLRTLRRVNECLLAENRAMLRVLARLSETASMPETEDL; encoded by the exons ATGTCGTCCTACTATCCGCGCACCAAGGACCTGACCCGCACCCGGAGGTCACTGACAGAGTCGCCCCCGGCCTCCCCAACCGCCACCGACAAAAACTACAGA caCGAAAGACTGTCGAG GTACGACTCCAGTGGCGAGAGTGTGACGGACAGGCCGCTGGGCCGCACCGGCTCGTATCCACGGAGAGACGCGAGACTGGCCTCGCTGAGCAAACCCGAACAAGAGTCCACCGCCAAAGACTACAAGAAG ATGTACGCGGAGGCTCTGCACGAGAACGAGCGGCTCAAGTCCAGGCTGCACGACAGCAAACTGGAGCTGGTGAAGATCCGTTCGCAGCTGGAGAAAGTCACTCAG AGGCACGAGAGGATGTCAGAGAAGACCACCGTACTTGAGTCGGAGAAAAGG GAAAAACACGCTCTTGAGAAAAAAGTGtcagacatggaggaggagataaag actctCCCGGCTCTGGCTCAGCTCCGGACCCTGCGGCGGGTCAACGAGTGTCTCCTGGCCGAGAACAGAGCCATGCTGCGTGTCCTCGCCCGCCTCTCGGAGACGGCCTCCATGCCGGAGACAGAggacctctga
- the zgc:66479 gene encoding neurofilament light polypeptide, which translates to MTARHRKGKNNHKHEENFAKNDVAESEVARAAGNNYAPLLLLLLLLAAGGAVGAWVGFQQHQTLGFLTDTVAGMQMKVVRLQASHEEMRQSGGKHISESLENRLVALEESYALAQKQVGVALATAEQLRTSDLPAQVLSLHTEMKARLAEMQQATVSLEQLSQLQATLRGKSEEFDGVRVQVEGLATLSAELSQRVEVLSGSLGDAESRLQEGAGQVAALSGALDQRAAEALGLKEQADAHQAQLTSSALELATVRGLLESEASQRLQQQLSVEEQLSSLQQSLRDQSSAAQSLHSELRAQLDNIQTQVAQLERDVQPPAEPEEQTAEETAPLAQEEEGKGEGGEDELAIDVEKEAGEQEEAAEEDEAPDAPAEEEETEPPASPEKEEETEGEELPVEETKNADDEEEEPEAERVDEEEREEENHQAEGEKTLEESLPEEEEAAGGEEEASDGEEPLETDASPEAE; encoded by the exons ATGACTGCCAGGCATCGGAAGGGGAAGAACAACCACAAGCACGAGGAGAACTTCGCCAAGAACGACGTCGCCGAGTCGGAGGTGGCGCGCGCCGCCGGGAACAATTAcgcgccgctgctgctgctgctcctgctgctcgcGGCCGGCGGTGCCGTCGGCGCCTGGGTCGGGTTCCAGCAGCACCAAACCCTGGGCTTCCTCACGGACACGGTCGCGGGCATGCAGATGAAGGTCGTGCGGCTGCAGGCGTCCCACGAGGAGATGCGACAGTCCGGCGGGAAG CACATTTCCGAGAGTCTGGAGAACCGCCTGGTCGCACTGGAGGAGTCGTACGCCCTGGCCCAGAAACAGGTGGGCGTGGCCCTGGCGACGGCCGAGCAGCTCAGGACGTCCGACCTCCCCGCCCAGGTGCTGTCGCTCCACACGGAGATGAAAGCCCGACTGGCGGAGATGCAGCAGGCCACCGTGTCCCTGGAGCAGCTGAGCCAGCTGCAGGCCACGCTGCGGGGCAAGAGCGAGGAGTTCGACGGGGTCCGGGTCCAGGTGGAGGGGCTGGCCACGCTGAGCGCAGAGCTGTCCCAGAGGGTGGAGGTGTTATCGGGGAGCCTGGGAGACGCCGAGTCCCGGCTGCAGGAGGGAGCCGGGCAGGTGGCCGCGCTGAGCGGCGCCCTGGACCAACGGGCGGCCGAGGCGCTCGGACTGAAGGAGCAGGCGGACGCACACCAGGCTCAGCTGACGTCCAGCGCACTGGAGCTGGCGACCGTCAG ggggTTGCTGGAGAGTGAAGCGTcccagcggctgcagcagcagctcagtgtgGAGGAGCAGCTCAGCTCGCTGCAGCAGAGTCTGCGGGACCAGAGCTCGGCCGCCCAGAGTCTGCACTCGGAGCTCCGCGCTCAGCTGGACAACATTCAGACGCAGGTTGCCCAG CTGGAGCGTGATGTGCAGCCTCCCGCCGAGCCCGAGGAACAGACCGCTGAAGAAACGGCTCCCTTGGctcaggaagaggaaggaaagggggaaggaggagaggacgagctCGCGATCGATGTAGAAAAAGAGGCAGGGGAGCAAGAAGAGGCGGCTGAAGAGGACGAAGCTCCTGATGctcctgcagaggaggaggagacggagccaCCTGCCTCAccggagaaggaagaggagacagaagggGAGGAGCTGCCGGTAGAGGAGACCAAGAAcgctgatgatgaagaggaggaaccGGAGGCAGAGCGCGTCGACGAGGAGGAACGAGAGGAGGAAAACCACCAGGCGGAAGGAGAGAAGACACTGGAGGAGTCGCTgccggaggaagaggaggcggcaggaggagaggaagaggcgagtGACGGAGAGGAGCCGTTAGAAACTGATGCGTCACCAGAGGCCGAAT ag